Proteins encoded in a region of the Zea mays cultivar B73 chromosome 4, Zm-B73-REFERENCE-NAM-5.0, whole genome shotgun sequence genome:
- the LOC100280000 gene encoding uncharacterized LOC100280000 (The RefSeq protein has 1 substitution compared to this genomic sequence), giving the protein MASRIKEDERHEKIIRGLLKLPANKRCINCNNLGPQYVCTNFWTFVCTNCSGSHREFTHRVKSVSMAKFTAQEVAALQEGGNERAREVFFKEWDPQRNGYPDSSNADKLRNFIKHVYVERRYTGERSTDRPPRAKDDKDEYSENRRSDGNWGGSRSPPNGSYSDRQNYSGRSDDRNSRYSYGDRSPGYDQNDYKRSPRYFEVGDNRSGKITPIQGFEDRRFSEPRKRDSGSPDFQKEADGSSPVVRPVRDILGDNAPQLRVGEPSKPATEPAKPTVVRPIDPPKPSVVRPIDPPKPNVTRAIDPPPLTKTISSASSIGSAEGTSEQTKVASAVSLIDFSADPEPESTAPPQPAPMTQQPPVNAVAPQPVLEQRKSAPSVSGGDWASFDAFGQQQTPQTSSSVNPLESALAQLSFSEAPSAPNVSAYPVSLDPTLKANDGGYSSVLDQSHSLFDAPFGISGNQASTVMSGQETSVQQSSIAAPTAGLPSQATANQQGTSGIQGAASSTDSKFSGRKELPADIFTALYPPSTPMMPGWQRAPHFGMGYAMQYPPGVFQGMQAYPQPTYQQPVYSQHAYSHPQPVKASNPFDLGNGPAPTQAHMPPSGPPGVLAGPAPQTLISNSSFGVPPQQPHQLYQSAAHPSHFMMQQVPNSMPMPEQQPNSMLVTQQGLGYLQPNTPPPSYGSVGGSNPFG; this is encoded by the exons ATGGCGAGCCGGATCAAGGAGGACGAGAGGCACGAGAAGATCATCCGCGGCCTGCTGAAGCTGCCCGCCAACAAGCGCTGCATCAActgcaataatttg GGACCACAATATGTCTGCACAAATTTCTGGACCTTTGTTTGTACCAATTGCAGTGGATCACA TCGGGAGTTTACACATCGAGTAAAATCTGTTTCCATGGCCAAATTTACCGCACAAGAAGTTGCTGCCCTTCAAGAAGGGGGGAATGAG CGTGCTAGAGAAGTATTTTTCAAGGAATGGGATCCTCAACGAAATGGATACCCTGACAGCAG TAACGCTGACAAATTGAGAAATTTCATTAAGCATGTGTATGTGGAACGTAGATACACAGGAGAAAGGAGTACTGATAGGCCACCAAGGGCAAAG GATGACAAGGATGAGTATAGTGAAAATAGAAGATCTGATGGAAATTGGGGTGGTTCGAGAAGTCCGCCAAATGGAAGTTACTCTGATCGTCAGAATTATAGCGGACGGAGTGATGACAGAAATTCCAGATATTCCTATGGGGACCGTAGTCCTGGCTATGACCAAAATGACTATAAGAGAAGTCCTCGCTACTTTGAGGTTGGTGATAATAGATCTGGAAAAATAACTCCAATTCAAGGGTTTGAAGACAGGAGGTTTTCAGAGCCCAGAAAGCGAGATAGTGGGTCTCCAGACTTCCAGAAAGAAGCTGATGGTTCTAGTCCTGTTGTACGGCCAGTGAGGGATATATTGGGTGACAACGCTCCTCAACTTCGGGTCGGTGAACCTTCAAAGCCAGCTACTGAGCCTGCAAAGCCAACTGTAGTCAGACCAATTGATCCTCCAAAGCCAAGTGTAGTCAGACCAATTGATCCTCCGAAGCCAAATGGAACCAGGGCAATTGATCCTCCACCACTGACAAAG ACAATATCTAGTGCCAGCAGCATTGGTTCTGCAGAAGGGACATCGGAACAGACAAAGGTGGCAAGTGCAGTGAGTTTGATTGATTTCAGTGCAGATCCTGAACCTGAGTCCACAGCACCACCACAGCCGGCCCCTATGACACAACAGCCTCCAGTTAATGCAGTAGCACCACAGCCTGTTCTTGAACAAAGGAAAAGTGCTCCTTCTGTCAGTGGTGGTGATTGGGCATCTTTTGATGCTTTTGGCCAACAACAAACACCTCAAACAAGCAGCAGTGTAAATCCCCTTGAGTCTGCACTTGCACAGCTGTCATTCTCTGAAGCACCCTCTGCACCAAATGTGTCAGCTTATCCTGTTTCTCTGGATCCCACTTTGAAAGCAAATGATGGAGGATATTCATCTGTGCTAGATCAGTCACATTCCTTGTTTGATGCaccctttggaatctcaggcaacCAG GCCTCAACAGTAATGTCTGGCCAAGAAACATCGGTTCAACAATCTTCTATAGCTGCCCCTACGGCTGGACTTCCATCTCAAGCTACTGCAAATCAACAAGGAACCAGTGGTATTCAAGGAGCAGCTTCTTCTACTGACAGTAAATTCAGTGGCAGGAAAGAACTTCCAGCG GATATCTTTACTGCACTATATCCACCATCAACTCCAATGATGCCTGGTTGGCAGAGAGCCCCCCATTTTGGAATGGGATACGCCATGCAATATCCACCTGGAGTG TTCCAGGGAATGCAAGCATATCCTCAGCCTACATATCAGCAACCTGTATATTCGCAACATGCATATTCCCACCCCCAACCTGTGAAAGCTTCAAACCCTTTTGATCTTGGGAATGGGCCAGCTCCAACTCAAGCTCACATG CCCCCATCTGGACCACCAGGAGTATTAGCAGGCCCAGCTCCCCAAACCTTAATTAGCAACTCTAGTTTTGGTGTTCCTCCACAGCAGCCTCACCAGCTCTATCAATCAGCCGCACATCCAA GCCATTTCATGATGCAGCAAGTTCCGAACAGCATGCCCATGCCCGAGCAACAACCTAATAGCATGCTTGTAAC GCAACAAGGTTTGGGATACCTCCAGCCAAACACCCCCCCACCTTCATACGGCTCCGTTGGGGGTAGTAATCCATTCGGGTAA